ATCTATGGCATCACTCCTAGTCATGCTGTGAATCGGATGATAAATAGTATGCTTTAGACCAGAGTTATTCCCCCACCCAGTCTCCCCTTTTGTTACGGAAAGTAAATAGCAGGCAATTGTGAAGTTGCACAGTCATTAGATAGAGGCGGACAGGACGCGGCGACACTGACTGTGACGACGTGATGAATTTTAGAAATCATCTTGGCATAATGTATTTTACCTCTGATGCACAGGTCTCTCCTGAAATTCCGTGTCTGTTTAGTGTTGTtgtactttgttttcatgtattagaaataagttttaattacttaCGAGGACTTTAGTGACCAGTTCTTCAACAGGAACTCTTTCATTTTTCGTAATTCTTCTCTGGAAAGTCGTTCTTGTGAAGATTCTTCGCTGACAGTGACCTGCACTGATGAAATCCTGCATCGATGGTCCCCGTTGTTGTCCCCCTCCAACAAAAACGTGGGCAGCTGTAGATATTCGTTCCCTCGTTGTCCATCGGTAAGAGGTGTCTGGTCAAAACCCTCCATAGAAGGATCCAGTTCTGAACTCCGTGCACGTAAAAAAACTGATTCTGCACTGTTTATAAAACTAGAGCTATGCGACGATTCGGATCCGAGGCACTTATCGATATGCTTGTTTTGGTAGAGTTTGTCCCGTGAACTCTCACCTATCGGACCCCTACTGCAACTTTCGTGTTGTTTAGAGTTCCACGACGGTCGTTTCTGGACCCTCAAGTCTCCCATTTCCACACAGTCAGCTGCGTTGTAACGTTGAATTGCACGTGCGACCTTTCTCACGTGCAGTTTCGTGCTCCCTTCATCGTCGGAATCTGGAGTGGTCCTTCCGGAACTGGTCAGCCCGACTACGGTATCACTCTCGAAACTGTGCACAGGACTGGGCCTCTGGCTGGGTGGGGCGCTGTGAGTCGTGAGTCCCGATATATTCTTGGTTTTCAGAAGTGGGGGCTTGTGGCCGAAATGGCTATGACGAGGTGAAACACGAGGAGAAGTTGGTGAAGTGACCGGTGGTCTTGAAGGGAATAGAGTCTTGGCTAACGGAGAAATCACGGGTACCTACACATGAAGAAACAGCTGTCATATGAACtctctgaaaataattttgtttgtttttgaatttcacgcaaagctacacgagagctgttcctacttttaccaacaaatagtgagttGGTTGTTTGGCAATTTTGGCGCAAAGCAACcagactatctgcaccaaacaaccggtaaaaattataaataaaattctataaagtgtaaaaataaatcaagttaaaagcTAAATGTCCAAAAGTCAAATAGAATTTAAAAGGCAAGTGgccagtaaaaaaataaaaacatgattaaGTTATAAAGTGTCACCaccaccaatgacactgtccaatgtcagtGGTAAACCCATGGAAAagacatgtctaaaatggtaTCGCTAAAGACACACATTGATGGATTAAGcacagataaaacaaacaaacgaatagttGGAAAACTGTGACTGATGTATAGGACAGCTTCCAATCAGAAGTATCCATCTTCCTTAGataactcaaagaaaggtcacgaGTGGGAAAGGTATCAGGCCACAGCTAGGAAGATctgaccagtggagacagcaacatTTTTCACTTGTAGGCGTCATGGTCTTTGTAACCACAATGTTCACACAATAtagaaccacgacaagatgtctctgaatgaccctcggattgcgagtcgagcaccctaaccacctggccatgatgggccaaCTTCAATTCATATGTTGCAGAAAACAATGCGTTTTGTTATCCAagtatgtttgttattataataagcTAGAgtgacaaataattttaatggatAAATGGTTTCTCTCTTTCTGATTTGACACTAACTACAGCTTTCACAGATAAAGTAAGTGCTCTCTAATCAACGTAATAGCACATCGATAGCTCAGCGACAAATCTTaaggattataacgctaaaaatcggagtCCGATACCCACGCTGGACAAAGTACAAATAgcctgccccccgctagtgcagtggtaagtctacggatttacaacgctaaaatcatgggctcgattcccctcggtgggctcagcagatagcccgatgtggctttactataagaaaaacacacaaacacaatagCCTATTGCGTAGCATTGCGTTTAACAGAAAGTAAACAAATCGAgtcatatatttgtaaaaacggctcgtttgggttgagaaaatattttacgtagaggagggaacaacgtttcgaacttcttcggcCATCGTCGAGTCAGTATGATAATTGAAAAACGTAAGTACCCTAGTTTTCTTTTCAACGGAAAATTTATATCCAACATTTTCATATACTTAAACAATAATatcacaaaacatattttgtaataaatagaaGCTAACATTTATAAACACCGTAACTTAAATCTTTAAATAGacaagaaaggcagctagtcatcattacccactgccaactcttgggctactcttttaccaacgaatagtgggattgaccgtcacattatgatgcccccacgactgaaagagcgagcatgtttggtgtgaaggggactcgaacctgcgaccctcagattatgagtcgagtgctttaaccacctgaccacgctgAGCTTTGACCAAAGGAAAATCAGCCACTTAGCAGCACCTTACCACCaataatttatgttaagaaaTTGAGTACACTTCTATCATAATGCATCTACAACCTAAAAGTGCAGGGAATATATTGCGTCGTTGCACGGTTTTGAACTTGGCTTGCTAGTCGTGAAATTCAGGACTGTATTTAATCATTATAAGAATAACCTTTGATTAATTATATGTAACATTTTGAACCTCACGTGAGCCAcctcgaatttttttttttttttattgttccatTTGTAGAATTATTTTCGACGTAAAATAAATCGGAAGATGTTAAAGCAAACTGATAAGTCAGTACTTTACCTGAATAGAACGAGGAGGAGAAATCGTTTCGTGCTCTCTCTTGTCCCCTAAATCCCCTATATGGTAAGCAGATTTCACAGACAATGTATTTGGAGTGGATGATCCCGAACCTGCGCCTCGCAGAAAAAATGCCCTTCTTTCTGGACGTGGTGACGTCACTGTCACGCTAATAGGACCGTTGCGGGTATCCAAACTACTAGCCCGAACCCATTCTCCTTCTTCGCTACTGACACTTGAATTTCTTAGATCTCCTAGCTCAAAGCTTGTAGCTTTATTATGAGCTTGGTTAACCTATAAAAACAAGCAATAAGCATTTCCTTTGGGTTATTTACACATTGAAAGGTTATAGAGGGTTGAGTGTATTGTATTAAAACGAATTTGGTGCCCCACAACAGACCATGTTGTGACTTCACGTTCTATCATATGACGGAACATATTAATAATAGCTCTGCAGTGTAGTTTCAACTGCAAAAGGCCCAATCGTAAGACTGTCATGTTCAAATCGCACATCCCCTCCTTTtggctttccataatccatctagtgtacgaTGACAACGGTTTACTAACTCACTTTTCAAATGACTACACGAGTGTTTATGCTATTTTATATCAAAGCATACTGGTTGAGTAGTCATACATAGCGCCTACGAATTTCTGTATTATTAGACTGTTAAGGTAACATAATCGAGGGGGATTTCCCTCTTGATTATGTTACTTAATGTAGACTGGGGCAAGTAGCTAGTTTCTGCCACTGTCCTTACcagttaatgtattatttttcttctgttacaCGACGTtgcactttgcttaccatggcAGGGGTAACGAGTTGttgcagttttgttttaaacGGCGCTGGGACCCCAAATTGATCCACATTACTTTGTTTCCAGATGTCATTTAGTAACAAGAATATCCCCGTCTTTGTTAGGCATACTAAATCTCTGACCTGATAATTTTTTGAGGTttcactttattaatattttgcatcGAAAATGGCTGTCACATATCTATGATCactaaataatgtcaaaatgtagttctgatgcaTTCCGTTTTACCACGACTTTACAGCGACTACGTTTGTCCCGTGACTTGGTTattttgtaaacatcaaaattgtCTTAATATAATGCACTCAACCATTGTGTATTTTCATTTATGACTTTATTCTATTAACCTGAAAATTCCAAATTGTGTTGCTGTTGTTATTCATAACATaactataactaaaatataacccTTAGTAAACATTAGATCCCTAGCATAACTTTTGTCTTCATCAACAATTAAAGGATCGTACGATACTGACTGAATCCCTGAAATCTAGAAACTCCAGAAAAATCCAACGCTGCTGTAAACGAaagcagtaaaaaataaaaacctaagTTTATTGGCTGTTAGAGGTTGTTGTCTGTAAATatggaagaaaaaaatatattagcaCGCACTCTTACGTCTGACCAGAGACATATGTTAACATAAAGAAAGTATAACCAGTTGAATACCAAAAGCCAATAAATCAGGTCCACGATCATATAAAGTAAGTGAAAGAAACAGAAGCTTTTGTTTGAAGTacaataagtttattattattgttgtcatTCGTTTGGCTCCTAAACAATGGATGTTTTGTCACGTTGTCCTCTTCTCCTCGTTTGAAGCTCGATTAAGCTACAGCTTTTCTTAATGAGCTAACATCTTAATACATAAGCTGTATTAAAACAACGAACCATCGTTGAATCTACAGAATAGGTCGTATCAAATCTGGACAGAAGTTTTCCAAGAGGACCGCACCATAATACGAACACATCAGTTCTCCATCGTAATAAGCAGTCATTTTAAACAATTGACAATGTTCAGTACTTAATGtttctatacaaaatatatatcaattcttgttttttgtctgttaaatatcttttatatcaATACTCTGTGTTTATATCAATACTCTGTGTTTGTTTATATCAATACTCTGTGTCTGTTTATACCAATACTCTGTGTTTGTTTATATCAATACTCTGTGTTTGTTTATATCAATACTCTGTGTTTGTTTATATCAATACTCtgtgtttgttaatttttcaacaacattattttatagGGTCACAGAAATGGTGTAAACCTACATAACGAAAATGTTACATACGTTTCCATTTACAATACTACATATTTACAGTGAGgatattttacatattatcatttaataaaacGTGCTGTGAAATGTCGtgctttttattttactttaacgtAATTCAATTTGGAAAATAGAAGAAGTTCTGGTTAATAAACACTGTTGTCAATGGCAGAATGCTTTGGCCAATGACGATCGAAAACAgagaaattgttttttatatgcaaaaacggctcgtttgggttgagataatattttacatagaagagcgaacaaccgccctctacatttcgacacacagttacacaacccctttcaaacatgtggtcagcttccggtcagttacctctttctttgtgaacctgacgatgaccgaagaaggtcgaaacgttgttcgctcttctatgtaaatatattttaatcaacccaaacgagctttttattttgtttaacgtaatataaatttctcaacaagtgggtttcagAATGCTTTGGCCAATGACATCACTGAGagaaattgtttatatacagAGTCGCAAATTGTACATGTGAATCTTCAGTGGTGATACATTGTCATCATTAGCCCTTTAAGTGgtccataaagaaaaatattctgaaattgtACGTAATATAATCCATTTCACCAGCTTCGAAACCCATGGCTCCATCACAGAGCAAACCTTCATTCTGAGACTGAAATGGAAGTTAGGCAGCATCGCTCACCGACAACCCTTTGGCTTTTCTTGTCAGATCGAGTAATACAAATCAGtacttataaaacagaaatactacaaacacaTGGAACGAACAGTAGAATTAGCGACAAGCAGGCTACAAAAATATGTAACACGAGTACTTCAAcagaaaaattacacattttatacaGTTAACAGTGGAAAATCTACTACAATAACGATAGAATTGAAAAAGGTACTTAAAATGGAAGAACAACAGAGAATATGAGAAAACTTCTAATAAATGGGCCTAAATAAAAAGTGGAAAGATTTATTGCGGTATTTTAAGTGGACGATCGACAAACAAGTGCAGACAAGGAATCTACTAATAACAAGAGGTCTGCTAACAGATACATAAAACAATGGTAAAGACGTAGAGAGCCTACAAGCTTGTCATGCCAAGATAATCTACAAACAGCTATAAAGTTACATACATTCTGTGGACCATAAGCAGATGTGACGGAGATGGAGTCACTCATGTCAACAGATCCGCTGTGAGAGTGGACCAAACTTGATCGACTAGAACTACGGAGGGATCGGGGTTCGAGTCGGGTAGTGGAAATAAATTCTTCTTCATCCTCGTAGTTTGCTTGTAGAAAACCTAATCCTTTTCTTTCCTTGGATGTCCGTTTAGCTTCTTGGTATAAGTCCTGCAGAAGATCAGATTTATGTATGTATGTCATCAACAAGGTGAAACAAAACAGATCtgttagtgttttaatattttttcatcatttttatttgtttaaaatttaaaaaaatttcccGTCACAGAtgacaaaaaaattgttgtttggataaagtcaagtaaaagataaaacaattagAACTGAAATAACGCAATTATAAAAGGATTATTGTTCCATATAAGATAAATGCTACCAACgcctaaaatataattaatataagaagatttgtttgtttgtttgtttgtttgttttggaatttagcacaaagctactcgagggctatctgtgctagccgtccctaatttagaagtgtaagactagagggaaggcagctagtcatcaccacccaccgccaactcttgggctactcttttaccaacgaatagtgggattgaccgtcacattataacgcccccacggctgaatgggcgagcatgtttggcgcgactgggatgcgaacccgcgaccctcggattacgagtcgaacgccttaacacgcttggccatgcggggccataaaaggcgagcatgtttggtgtgaggggggattcaaacccgcgacccgcagattacgagtcgagcgccttgaccacctggcaATGTCGGGCCATATAATAAGATTCGGTGTTTACGTGTGTGTCACGTAACTCCTGAACCGCTGGTTATACCGAATTCTGACCCCGAGATTTGCACAAAGGTAGAATTTTCTACCACATCTCTTATGAATCCTGGGATTTTCCGAAAAAACCCTTTTCCTGAACCACTAGAATCACCAATTTCTAACTGGTGCCAAACAACTCGTCTAGACCCGGAACTTTACAAAGACGTAAAACTTTCATCCAACCCTTTGGAGAACCCGAGTATTTCGCAAAAACATCTTTAAGGGGATTTCACGAAGGGAATCCTAAATGTGACGATGATTTACATTACGGCGCGTAAATAAACAGTCACACTAATTACCTTTCGTAACTTACAACATGTAACCCTGTATATACAATGCAATGAATTAATGACCCCAACATCTTGGTTTaatgtaatttgtttcatttatttatttttaaggattTCTGGACAGCTGAAGCTTTACTTTTGCAAGGTTTAGCTAGAAATATGGTTTTGTCCCATGAAATcgtgtggtgggcacagcacagatagttcacTGTTGAACTTTGAACTTatcaacaaactaaaataaacaaaacgatTCGTCAAGTTATTTCGTAGCATAACACCAAAAATGTTCGAACTTATCCTTCGTGATATCAGTATTAACTTCAGAACTGcctgtttataaacattaaaaatatcaacCCAGTAATGACTATAGTTCcttaaatatactgtttttagttataacatttaaaatacgaTATTTCATCTTTTGGGTAACCTTCAACTGTAAACCCAATAATATATCGCAAGATTTGTCTAGCTTGAAGTTGCAAGTTTGTCCTGAACGTATATGCTAACttaataatgcaaaatattttacgtaataaGAATGTCAAgatgaaaaaataacattgattTTATATTCTTGTTATTTCTAAAGATTCTTGGATATTGTGAAGTTTGGTTACAGATTTAGTTTTGTCCCCTAAGACTGCATGATGTGTTGTTTGCATACGTTATGATATAGCTGAATTTCCTACTTCATTGTTTCTTAGGTACCTTTGACATactggcccgtcatggccaggtggttatggcattcgactcgtaatctgagggttgcgggtttgaattcctataactcgaaacatgctcgccctttcagccgtgggggcgttataatgtgacggtcaatctcactattcgttggtaaaaagagtaaaaaaacccaagagttggcggtgggtggtgatgaccagcggccctccttctagtctcacactgcaaaattagggacggctagcgcagatagccctcgtatagctttgcgcgaatttcaaaaacaaacaaacatactgtatttttattaaacgtAAAAGTAGATCTATTAACACTTCAGATTCGAAGATCTCGGGTTACGGTCTCACCTGTGCTCGTCGTATGGTGTCTATCCATATCTTGAACTCTGAAGTATAGAGCACGAAAGCAGCCACGGCTACAAGCAGTTCACTCAGATATATTACCACGAATCCTCCACCATCTTTAAGTTCTTGAACCTTGAACTTGTCCACTAAATACGGCTGTCGGATGATACGCACCTTGTCTCCTTTCTTACCCACGGGCTTGCAAATAAGGAACAAGTCCGTGAACAAAAAGCAGTGAACGTCCATCTAGGAGTcgaatgtaattataattaaacattttatagaatGATGAGAAACGACAAATACATTTAGCAGTAGTTATTGTTACGTTACTTCCTTAAGGTCAAGCCTTCTCTTCATACGTTCGATGGATGTCATATTTAACCGATAAAGTAAATTTAGCACTTGCTGTCATCTCAGGAATcgttttgatgtattaaatatatCATCCGATATAATATCGTGCAAGAGTTGgatatcataaaaaatatatataataaacaccttggtaactaatgaaataaaggttgataaactacattgttgtaaactaaaatattgaaaaatatggGGTAAACATGGCAAAGAAGGCCTCTAGAGCGCCGACTGGCCATAGTTAATGACGTCATAACCTGTGTGCAATGCTTACAGGATAAGAAGGCGGATAGGCGGagttaacattgtttttgttgtgtgtgtgttgtcgTTTTTTCATGACTCGGCGATGATGGGTGCGAAGGTAAACAGGTAAACAGGTCAGAGGTTACTACTGTAAcacaaaataactgtaaaaatagCAAACTACGAGTGAAAATGTGTATCATTGGCATTTTTAACACCTGATCCTGctattctatttgtttgtttatttgataaagACTGAGATGGGTTATTGGTAGATACTTTACTAGGTTGTACTTTTGGGTATTTTTTGTGGAATATGACTAATACTCAGGCATAACTCTCATGGTTCTCTAATGTGGCAGAAAACTTGTGATAAGATGACAGAACACTCTGGTGCTTTCAGGTACAAGAGAcaactgaacaaagatacagccACTTATCGCTGGTATACCAACAAACCCACGTACTATGAGGTGTAATGTGTGTGGACAGAACGTGAGTGTTGGCCGCCAAGAAGCTGCTGACCTTCGCACCCATGTTAAACCGCAATTCCATTCCAAGTTGGTAAAAGCTTCTGAAACACCACCAAAACTTGTGTTTCCGTCTTCAGTTCCCAATGTTGACAAGATTACAAGGGCAGAGATGAAAGCTTATGCATTACTGGTCCAAACCAATGCTCCATTTACCACAGATGATCGACTGAACTTCCTCTTTAAAAAGAAACGTCCAGATTCTCAGACAGCATCAGAatatgcaaataaaactaaaccttaACAGTGACAGCTTGAAGATATCTTGAGACAAGCGTATCTTTTTTCTGCTCTCTAGTGGTACAGTCTGCAGACCCCCACATCTAGAAACCGGGgtttgataccagtggtgagcaaagcacagataatcctttgtggaactttatgcttaattccaaataatcaattaatcaaacaatcttttttttctaTCAGTCTCTATTACAGTAGTTTATCAGTAAGAAAAAGTTTGTGTAGTTGGAGAACCTACTGATCTCAGTTCTGTCTACCACATTTTAGACGTCAGGATAGTGAAAAAAGTAGAAGTAAGATTTAATAGACCTTTATGGTGACATGATCAGAAGAACAAGTGGACATTGGCTTCACAACAATTAAAAAATGCACTCCAGAAACTAATCAGTGATGGATGTGACACAATCAGGATAAAATAGTTTTACCACTGTGTCAAATCCTTCTATGTGGAAGTGCTTAATTATGCAAGAACCACTTGCCAATAGATGCTTCCGTACCCAAGAATACCAGGTTTATAAATTTTGTGAACTGTCTCAACTAAAATACTTCATTAAGAGGTATTTACGTCTCCTTCCTTTTAGCAATTGTGTGgcaaaaatataattactgaaaGATGAATTCATTTCATATCAGCTGCTATAGAGAAGTGAAGTACAAGCGCATGCGTGAGGAAAAATACACAGAACACCCAAAGAGATGAAAAAcaggacacggagaatgttcagtaCACTTAACAGGTAGAATGAAACTAAGTTTATAATCAAAGACAAGCCCCAAGAAGTTTCCCTCAGGAACTACTTGAAGCATAATATCACCAAAACAGAGCTCAGGATCGTGGTGTAAGCCACACTGGGGGTAAAGAGATATGTAAACGGTTTTGGGGAAAGAAAAGGTGAAACCGTTTACTCTGGTATTGAGAGCAACCTGAAGCTGCCATTCAAgaaacctcatgttcgacgactgacacgaaaTGTGGAACTGGTAGAAATAGAGTCAATTGACAATAGTAGGAGGATGCTGTGTAGTGACAGCATTGACCTTCATACTGAAAAGTATGATACTCAAGACACGGCCCTAaaggacttcaagttcctgtgtgaaaaaaatggggaaaaaatcgaacccacatgaacttggaatcaacTGGTGAGTGaaaaattgtaaatgaaaatgGGAAAATGATATGAAACTCGTGTGAATGGAAGTTTCACAAATTTCCATACTtccacatagtatcataagccttctaaagatcaaagaaaacagaaagaaTATGTTGCATGTTGAGGAAAGCTTCCCTGATCGATGTTTAAAGTCGAATTAAGGGATCCATGGTAAAGTGATATCGATGGAACCCACATTCGgtttcaagaaaccaaacaagataagcattaGCCATTCTTTCTAAGACTTTACAGAAGAAGCTAGTCAAAGCAATTGTACAGTAAttggaaggaatcttgggatGCTTTCTAGCCTTATAAAATAGCAGGACAATAGCTTTGCACTAAACATCAGAAAAAGTTCTCCAGTcagatttaatttaaaaaataaacaacaacaacaagagcaCGAGAAGTAGAAGGGAGATCATATCATGATAAACATCATCAGGTCCAGACTGCAGAAGAACAGGCTTAAGTTCCGCCAATCTAAAGGAGTGATTATAGAGATTATTGATTCGATAGCTTTGCCCGAAACTTGATGGCCAAGAAAACAGGGGAAGAGTCAAAAGTGCTGGGAAGATTCCCACCCAGATTATAAGCGATACTCTGTACATCAGCGACTTCCTGCCCATTAGAGAGCAAGGTGGAAAATGGCTGAGAAATATACCAGATGATTTTGTAAATGGTGGTAGAAGAAGTGCTAATTGTGAACGTAATCCAAGGTTCCTTATGGCTTTATCATTTAACCTGCTGTGCACGGGCTCGGGTCTGCGTTGATGCGATAACTGATTGCATTGTTTAAGCAACTGTTCAGTCTATCTCCAACACCTTGACACATTTCTCATGGTGTCCTCATGACAGCAAGATCGATTTCCAAGAGAGAGGTGAAAGAGAACTAGTCAGCTTGGTCCAACTTCCATCACAGTAATCGGGTCGGGTGGTATCGAAGACGGTGAAATTCcctcaaaattataaatataatcccTGCCTTGTGGGTCACTGTAAACCCTTTAAGTTTGATGAGGGAACAGatagatcaataacagtaaaatattgattAGGAGCATGTAAATAGGTAAAAAAACCactactgaagagagaaaggtcgTGAAGAAATACCATACGC
This genomic window from Tachypleus tridentatus isolate NWPU-2018 chromosome 10, ASM421037v1, whole genome shotgun sequence contains:
- the LOC143227830 gene encoding uncharacterized protein LOC143227830 gives rise to the protein MLNTSRVTRKPLQLLLIRHGFLQFDQIFRPYIKYCTDQSNCLQYLKERHKDDELFKAYVAWCETQKDCERLRLSDLLVKPMQRVTKYSLLLKAIQKKTDKEDELLALHEMNECVENFVCVVDSTLRQHHERERLASILNRIESYDAIENNNDELEKIMKENGYLTLDLTCPMPGCGNHQIRQLLLEGSGLKLRDSSSSKMDVHCFLFTDLFLICKPVGKKGDKVRIIRQPYLVDKFKVQELKDGGGFVVIYLSELLVAVAAFVLYTSEFKIWIDTIRRAQDLYQEAKRTSKERKGLGFLQANYEDEEEFISTTRLEPRSLRSSSRSSLVHSHSGSVDMSDSISVTSAYGPQNVNQAHNKATSFELGDLRNSSVSSEEGEWVRASSLDTRNGPISVTVTSPRPERRAFFLRGAGSGSSTPNTLSVKSAYHIGDLGDKREHETISPPRSIQVPVISPLAKTLFPSRPPVTSPTSPRVSPRHSHFGHKPPLLKTKNISGLTTHSAPPSQRPSPVHSFESDTVVGLTSSGRTTPDSDDEGSTKLHVRKVARAIQRYNAADCVEMGDLRVQKRPSWNSKQHESCSRGPIGESSRDKLYQNKHIDKCLGSESSHSSSFINSAESVFLRARSSELDPSMEGFDQTPLTDGQRGNEYLQLPTFLLEGDNNGDHRCRISSVQVTVSEESSQERLSREELRKMKEFLLKNWSLKSSDV